Proteins encoded in a region of the Thermoanaerobaculia bacterium genome:
- a CDS encoding hydrogenase 2 small subunit (involved in hydrogen uptake), with protein sequence EYGDAGHREGWCLYRLGCKGPATHANCSVNHFNEVVGAWPIGLGHPCFGCTEQALAFRVPLHDTVPIDRPTPPDTYPPIHAEQGKVSPVATGVAGLVGGAVVGAAWMAAKKLGEDETKSKN encoded by the coding sequence CGAGTACGGCGACGCCGGGCACCGCGAGGGCTGGTGCCTCTACCGCCTCGGCTGCAAGGGACCGGCGACGCACGCCAACTGCTCGGTCAATCACTTCAACGAGGTCGTCGGAGCCTGGCCGATCGGATTGGGACACCCCTGCTTCGGCTGCACCGAACAGGCGCTCGCCTTCCGCGTGCCGCTGCACGACACGGTGCCGATCGACCGGCCGACGCCGCCGGACACCTATCCGCCGATCCACGCCGAGCAGGGCAAAGTGAGCCCGGTCGCTACCGGCGTCGCGGGCCTGGTGGGTGGCGCGGTCGTCGGAGCGGCCTGGATGGCCGCCAAGAAGCTGGGCGA